In Methanobrevibacter boviskoreani JH1, one DNA window encodes the following:
- a CDS encoding glycosyltransferase family 2 protein produces the protein MTEDIDGVYLVIPAYNEEKHVKKVLCDVANLGYKIILVNDGSKDNTLKLAREVQKLYPHQVFIVSHVINRGLGAALKTGMTVALKHGAQYIITFDADGQHAFEDISKVVKPLKESKADAVIGSRIFDDMPRTKHFANDVMNILTHIFYGIKVKDSQSGLRAFSAKAAKEINVVSPGYGVSSEFIKEIKDNHIEFDEVPITTIYTDETQHKGTNAIVGIKIMFKMIIDLFR, from the coding sequence ATGACAGAAGATATTGACGGTGTATATTTGGTTATTCCGGCTTATAATGAAGAGAAACATGTTAAAAAGGTCTTATGTGATGTGGCTAATTTAGGTTATAAGATCATTCTCGTTAATGACGGGTCAAAAGACAATACATTAAAACTTGCAAGAGAAGTTCAAAAATTATATCCTCATCAAGTTTTCATTGTTTCTCATGTTATAAACCGTGGTTTAGGTGCAGCTTTAAAAACAGGTATGACTGTTGCCTTGAAACATGGTGCACAGTATATAATAACTTTTGATGCCGATGGTCAACACGCTTTTGAAGATATTTCAAAGGTCGTAAAACCGTTAAAAGAGAGTAAGGCTGATGCGGTAATTGGTTCACGCATATTTGACGACATGCCCAGAACCAAACATTTTGCAAATGATGTAATGAATATTTTAACTCATATATTTTATGGTATTAAGGTTAAAGATTCACAGTCAGGTCTTAGGGCTTTTTCTGCAAAGGCTGCTAAGGAAATTAATGTAGTTTCCCCAGGTTATGGGGTATCTTCTGAATTCATTAAAGAAATAAAAGACAATCACATTGAGTTTGATGAGGTTCCAATTACCACTATCTATACTGATGAAACTCAACATAAAGGAACTAATGCAATTGTCGGTATTAAAATCATGTTTAAGATGATTATTGACTTGTTTAGATAG
- a CDS encoding DUF2304 domain-containing protein translates to MESLLLYQVIVLIMAVIAVILFAIRYKNGKTNLSTFLVSIIFWLIIVAIGIFPESTTYVAQIVGFRRGLDLVFVLAIVFLGYLLIKINMRLDSENEELTKLIRKIAMDNEESLDDDKEDD, encoded by the coding sequence ATGGAATCTTTATTGTTATATCAGGTAATAGTTTTGATAATGGCGGTAATTGCCGTTATTCTATTTGCCATTAGATATAAGAATGGAAAAACGAATCTTTCAACATTCCTTGTATCAATTATTTTCTGGTTAATTATTGTTGCTATTGGTATATTTCCTGAATCTACAACTTATGTTGCTCAGATTGTAGGTTTTAGAAGAGGTTTGGATTTAGTTTTTGTTTTAGCTATTGTATTTTTAGGATATCTGTTAATAAAAATAAATATGAGATTAGATTCAGAAAATGAAGAATTAACTAAATTAATTCGAAAAATAGCTATGGATAATGAAGAAAGTCTTGATGATGATAAAGAAGACGATTAA
- a CDS encoding carboxypeptidase regulatory-like domain-containing protein: MKKYSKYLVLALLLITIVTITGVSAEDTSNYSSSDNTTLNSVNNNVNILTDDNVSDGNVTPVENTSIGENTTPVVENKTVNTNIDISVDNSSVYEPSIVNISVIGDDNATVNGGNISVIIKYDDNGTVYNKTLPVTDGKAIIQWTPTITGKYTINVDFNGYTADNITYSTSKGSKTYNAIANNNLIIISNNVVMYYRDGTKYYVFVTDIDGNPISNVSVEINIAGKSYKRITNENGTASLSLNLSPKTYNVTTSVVNSTVTNSSSVTINNWNNSLIKVNPVKLTKEYKLSNKFKVYISHNGTALQNVPVYIVIKGKTYKATTDNSGLAQLNINLKPGKYNVYAYVVNGNKKIGSYSTITVNKWNKKYAKLTVNKVVKNYADSNKIRVKLTYKNHGISGEKVLIKVAGKTYTRTTNSNGDVSMSFNKIGTYKVSASTNVVGVKVSGSNTVKVNPAYVNLLVNNNVNSYTGQSDNKGKLALFYNINKKYLDSKNKTVNNKLKLQFTYNNKPRVQQYVSVTINGKNTVYKTDKNGRIYADISKAKTGCQYVTVIYYSFDKNYYSLKWSVRVNFR; the protein is encoded by the coding sequence ATGAAAAAGTATAGTAAATATTTAGTTTTAGCTTTGCTTTTAATTACAATAGTTACTATTACTGGAGTATCAGCAGAGGACACTTCAAATTACTCTTCTTCAGATAATACAACATTAAACTCTGTAAACAACAATGTAAACATTTTAACAGATGATAATGTTAGTGACGGGAATGTCACACCTGTGGAGAATACAAGTATTGGTGAAAACACAACCCCTGTTGTTGAAAATAAGACAGTTAATACTAATATAGATATTTCTGTAGATAACTCCTCAGTGTATGAGCCATCTATTGTAAACATCTCTGTTATAGGGGATGATAATGCTACAGTTAATGGTGGAAATATTAGTGTCATTATTAAATATGACGATAACGGAACTGTTTATAATAAAACTCTCCCAGTAACTGATGGTAAGGCTATAATTCAATGGACTCCTACAATCACTGGAAAATATACTATTAATGTAGATTTCAATGGTTATACTGCAGATAACATTACTTACAGCACTTCCAAAGGAAGTAAAACCTATAATGCAATTGCAAATAATAACTTAATTATTATTTCAAATAATGTTGTAATGTATTATAGGGATGGAACTAAATACTATGTATTTGTTACAGATATTGATGGTAATCCTATAAGTAATGTTTCTGTTGAGATAAATATTGCAGGTAAATCCTACAAAAGGATCACTAATGAAAACGGAACAGCCTCTCTTTCATTAAACTTATCTCCAAAAACTTATAATGTTACTACCTCAGTAGTAAACTCCACTGTTACTAATTCATCTTCAGTAACAATTAATAATTGGAACAATAGTTTAATCAAGGTTAATCCAGTTAAATTAACTAAAGAGTATAAACTTAGCAATAAGTTTAAGGTCTATATAAGCCACAATGGTACAGCCCTTCAAAATGTACCTGTATACATTGTCATTAAAGGTAAGACTTACAAAGCAACCACTGACAACTCAGGACTTGCTCAACTTAACATTAATCTTAAACCTGGAAAATACAACGTATATGCATATGTTGTTAATGGTAATAAAAAAATAGGCAGTTATTCCACTATTACTGTTAATAAATGGAATAAAAAATATGCTAAATTAACTGTTAATAAAGTAGTTAAAAACTATGCTGATTCCAATAAGATCCGTGTAAAATTGACCTATAAAAATCATGGAATTTCTGGTGAAAAGGTCTTAATCAAAGTTGCAGGTAAAACATATACTAGAACAACTAACTCTAATGGTGATGTTAGTATGAGCTTTAATAAAATAGGTACCTATAAGGTTAGTGCTTCTACTAATGTTGTTGGCGTTAAAGTCTCAGGTTCAAACACTGTTAAAGTAAATCCTGCATATGTTAATTTACTTGTTAACAATAATGTAAATTCTTATACTGGACAATCAGACAATAAAGGTAAATTAGCTTTATTCTATAATATTAACAAGAAATACCTTGATTCAAAGAATAAAACTGTAAACAATAAATTAAAATTACAATTTACATATAATAATAAACCACGTGTTCAACAATATGTAAGTGTTACTATAAATGGTAAAAATACTGTTTATAAAACTGATAAAAATGGTAGAATCTATGCCGACATTAGTAAGGCAAAAACAGGTTGCCAATATGTTACAGTAATTTATTATTCTTTTGATAAAAATTATTATAGCTTAAAATGGTCCGTTCGAGTTAATTTCAGATAG
- a CDS encoding ATP-binding cassette domain-containing protein: protein MLEVKDVSYKYPDGTLALNHINFKVEKGEMVSLLGKNGAGKSTLFLHFNGIYEPTSGEVLVDGEPINYKKEGLMKVRQKVGIVFQNPDDQLFAPTVEEDVAFGPLNLGYSQEETQEIVTESLKRVGMSGYERKAPHHLSGGQKKRVAIAGILAMKPEIMVLDEPTSGLDPKGASNILRLLYELNDEGMTIIISTHDVDLVPVYSSKVFVISKGVILEQGSPKEVFSNIDLIRKANLRLPRIAHLSEILEKEDDIDFNGDYPLTIGQARKAYRSIIKNR from the coding sequence ATTTTAGAAGTTAAAGATGTTAGTTATAAATATCCTGATGGAACTCTTGCACTAAATCATATCAATTTTAAAGTGGAAAAGGGAGAGATGGTTTCATTATTAGGTAAAAATGGAGCAGGTAAATCCACATTGTTCTTGCATTTTAATGGTATTTATGAACCAACTAGTGGTGAGGTTCTAGTCGACGGAGAACCAATTAACTATAAAAAAGAGGGATTGATGAAAGTAAGACAGAAGGTAGGAATCGTATTTCAAAACCCTGATGATCAGCTATTTGCACCTACCGTTGAGGAGGATGTTGCATTCGGTCCTTTAAATCTTGGTTATTCTCAGGAAGAAACACAGGAAATTGTAACAGAATCCCTTAAAAGAGTTGGAATGTCTGGTTATGAGAGAAAAGCACCTCATCATTTAAGTGGAGGTCAAAAGAAAAGAGTGGCTATTGCTGGAATACTTGCAATGAAACCTGAAATAATGGTTCTTGATGAACCTACCTCTGGTCTTGATCCTAAGGGCGCATCAAATATTTTACGATTACTTTATGAATTAAATGATGAGGGTATGACCATTATTATTTCTACCCATGACGTTGATTTAGTGCCGGTATATTCAAGTAAGGTATTTGTAATTAGTAAAGGTGTTATTTTAGAACAAGGTAGTCCTAAAGAGGTTTTCTCCAATATTGATCTTATAAGGAAAGCTAATCTAAGACTTCCAAGGATTGCCCATTTATCTGAAATTCTTGAAAAGGAGGACGACATTGATTTTAATGGTGACTATCCATTAACCATAGGTCAGGCTCGTAAAGCATATAGATCTATAATAAAAAACAGATAA
- the ribC gene encoding riboflavin synthase: MRIGICDTTFARFDMGRAAEDELKKYIYDTKIIRVTVPGIKDLPVASKKLIEEENCDIVMALGMPGPKRKDKICAHEASTGLINAQLMTNTHIIEVFVHEDETDSEEELKFLAESRAREHAQNVYKMMFHPKQMRKEAGKGKREGFEDAGPL, translated from the coding sequence ATGAGAATTGGAATATGTGATACTACCTTTGCAAGATTTGATATGGGTCGTGCTGCAGAGGATGAACTTAAAAAATATATTTATGATACTAAAATCATCAGAGTAACAGTTCCAGGTATTAAAGATCTTCCTGTAGCTAGTAAGAAACTCATTGAGGAGGAAAACTGTGATATTGTAATGGCACTTGGAATGCCAGGGCCTAAAAGAAAAGATAAAATATGTGCTCATGAAGCCTCAACAGGTTTAATCAATGCACAGCTCATGACAAACACCCATATCATTGAGGTTTTCGTACATGAGGATGAAACGGATTCCGAGGAGGAACTTAAATTCCTGGCAGAAAGTAGGGCTAGGGAACATGCCCAGAACGTTTATAAAATGATGTTCCATCCTAAACAAATGCGTAAAGAAGCAGGTAAAGGTAAACGTGAAGGATTTGAGGATGCAGGTCCTTTGTAA
- a CDS encoding energy-coupling factor ABC transporter substrate-binding protein, translated as MKYENWILLILVIILLVAPFVIYSGLGEDQGYFGGADDQGSDAVSETGYQPWFSSLWEPPSGEIESLLFAVQAAIGAIIIGYAFGYWRGQASNKKDN; from the coding sequence ATGAAGTATGAGAATTGGATTCTATTAATCTTAGTAATAATCCTTTTAGTTGCACCATTTGTAATTTATAGTGGATTAGGCGAAGATCAAGGATACTTTGGTGGAGCAGATGATCAAGGATCAGATGCTGTATCCGAAACAGGTTACCAACCTTGGTTTAGTTCTTTATGGGAACCACCATCAGGTGAAATTGAAAGTTTACTCTTTGCAGTACAGGCTGCAATCGGTGCAATAATCATTGGTTATGCTTTTGGTTATTGGAGAGGTCAGGCTTCAAATAAAAAAGATAATTAA
- the cbiQ gene encoding cobalt ECF transporter T component CbiQ: MEINLDYVAHTNRIADYNPYVKVGISLFFMLSALILSNNYYSILVIILSSAIILGIARVSLKEYCKFLVIPFSFTFLTCLFILFFFPQGEYIWDSGFWGIGITTYSYTTSVLTFFRVFACFSALGIQSLTTPISDVMHVLRSIKVPKVFCEIAVLMYNAIFIFLECVETMRNAQKTRLGYLTTSLTAFKSMGSMFSNLFLQSLKKSETMQVALDSRCYTGELPVYKPNRKAKSYPELVN, translated from the coding sequence ATGGAGATAAATTTAGATTATGTTGCTCATACAAATAGGATTGCAGATTATAATCCTTATGTAAAGGTAGGGATTTCCTTATTTTTTATGTTGTCAGCATTAATATTAAGTAATAATTATTACTCTATTCTAGTTATCATTCTTTCTAGTGCTATAATATTAGGTATTGCCCGTGTTTCACTTAAGGAATATTGTAAATTTTTAGTTATTCCATTTTCATTTACATTCTTAACATGTTTGTTTATTTTATTCTTCTTTCCACAAGGGGAATATATCTGGGATAGCGGATTCTGGGGTATTGGTATTACAACATATTCCTATACTACTTCAGTTTTAACATTTTTCAGAGTGTTTGCATGTTTTTCAGCTTTGGGGATTCAATCTTTAACTACACCTATCAGTGATGTAATGCATGTTTTAAGAAGTATTAAGGTTCCTAAGGTTTTCTGTGAGATTGCTGTTTTAATGTATAATGCCATATTTATATTTCTTGAATGTGTTGAAACTATGAGGAATGCACAAAAAACAAGATTAGGTTATTTAACAACTTCCCTTACGGCTTTTAAATCAATGGGATCCATGTTTTCTAATTTATTTTTACAATCCCTTAAAAAAAGTGAAACCATGCAGGTTGCCCTAGATTCAAGATGTTATACTGGAGAATTACCTGTCTATAAACCTAATAGGAAGGCAAAATCTTATCCTGAACTTGTAAATTAG
- a CDS encoding heavy metal translocating P-type ATPase → MDFEELMDFFAGLKMTIVAGVFLLIGILLMIFHIQVPLWLDPSWGAVVISGLPLVYLALVRLIKQKWVSSALLITMAMVASLLIGQVFAAGEVAWIMALGALLEDWTVERSKKGLKNLIDLSPQRARIVNEDNSEEIILVDDVKLNDTLRVLPGERIPVDGEIIEGNSSIDQSVMTGESLPIDKTIGDKVFCGTMNMYGAIDIRATSLGENSSLQKLIDLVKEADNKKAPTQRIADKWATWLVPVALIIAIAAWLITGNIERGVTVLVVFCPCALILATPTAIMAAIGQATKHGVLIKSGEALEKLGGLNTFAFDKTGTLTYGKLAVSDVMSFDFKYTSEDILLMAASAEKRSEHPIAKAIVENLENKSIDIEDPLDFKMIPGRGISAKNSYGDVLCGNDNYLKEENISFTDEVKAEIKSLRSVGKALVIVALDGKVVGLIGLSDIIREDSKDMVDALHKLDTETILLTGDHRQTGEYFAKQVGISKVYGDLLPEDKLKAIEKIKSSDKQVCMIGDGVNDAPALKTSDVSVAMGSIGSDVAIETADIALLGDDIGKIPYLKKLSNSTLFTIRFNIALSMCINAVAIVMSVIGWLNPVTGAIVHNAGSCLVVLNAALLYDRKFDEDIKDDENKVEIDNVQLNSSEEIIDDNLVHTHMHTHRYGEHTHSHEGVEILNEIKTDEGIKHSHRHIHPAKFKHSCDVYHGVN, encoded by the coding sequence ATGGATTTTGAGGAATTAATGGATTTCTTTGCAGGTCTTAAAATGACTATTGTTGCAGGAGTTTTCCTTTTAATTGGAATTTTACTAATGATATTTCATATTCAAGTTCCGTTATGGTTAGATCCATCATGGGGTGCAGTTGTTATTAGTGGTTTACCATTAGTATATTTAGCACTTGTCAGATTAATCAAACAGAAATGGGTTTCATCAGCATTACTAATTACTATGGCGATGGTTGCATCATTGCTTATAGGTCAGGTATTTGCAGCTGGTGAGGTTGCATGGATTATGGCTTTAGGTGCCCTTCTTGAGGATTGGACCGTTGAAAGATCTAAAAAGGGTCTTAAAAATTTAATAGATTTATCACCTCAACGTGCAAGAATCGTTAATGAGGATAACAGTGAGGAGATAATTCTTGTAGATGATGTCAAATTAAATGATACATTAAGGGTACTACCAGGTGAAAGAATCCCAGTTGACGGTGAAATTATTGAGGGAAACTCTTCAATCGATCAATCTGTCATGACTGGTGAATCCTTACCTATTGATAAAACCATTGGAGATAAGGTTTTCTGTGGTACTATGAATATGTATGGTGCAATTGATATTAGGGCTACAAGTCTCGGTGAAAATTCATCACTTCAAAAACTTATAGACCTTGTAAAGGAAGCAGATAATAAGAAGGCACCGACACAGAGAATTGCAGATAAATGGGCAACATGGCTTGTACCTGTTGCATTAATAATTGCAATTGCAGCATGGTTAATTACAGGAAATATTGAGCGTGGTGTAACTGTTCTCGTTGTATTTTGTCCTTGTGCTTTAATTTTAGCTACCCCAACAGCCATTATGGCTGCAATTGGACAGGCTACAAAACATGGTGTGTTAATCAAATCAGGTGAAGCACTCGAGAAATTAGGAGGGCTTAACACCTTTGCATTCGATAAAACAGGTACATTAACCTATGGTAAATTGGCAGTATCTGATGTGATGTCCTTTGATTTTAAATATACAAGTGAGGATATATTGCTAATGGCAGCATCTGCAGAGAAACGAAGTGAACATCCAATTGCAAAGGCTATTGTTGAAAATCTTGAAAATAAATCAATTGATATTGAAGATCCATTGGATTTTAAAATGATACCTGGTAGGGGAATTAGTGCCAAAAACTCCTATGGTGATGTATTATGTGGAAATGATAATTATTTAAAGGAGGAAAACATCTCATTTACAGATGAGGTTAAGGCAGAAATCAAATCATTAAGGTCAGTTGGAAAGGCATTGGTGATTGTTGCATTAGATGGTAAAGTTGTAGGTCTTATTGGATTATCTGATATCATAAGGGAAGATAGTAAAGATATGGTTGATGCGTTACATAAATTAGATACAGAAACCATATTACTTACTGGAGACCACAGACAAACAGGGGAATATTTTGCAAAACAGGTAGGAATTTCAAAGGTATATGGTGATCTTCTTCCTGAGGATAAATTAAAGGCTATTGAAAAGATTAAATCATCAGATAAACAGGTTTGTATGATTGGTGACGGTGTCAATGATGCACCTGCCCTTAAAACATCTGATGTAAGTGTTGCAATGGGTTCAATTGGAAGTGATGTTGCAATAGAAACTGCAGACATTGCACTTTTAGGTGATGATATTGGAAAGATTCCATATCTTAAAAAATTATCAAACTCAACACTTTTTACTATAAGATTTAACATTGCACTTTCAATGTGTATTAATGCGGTAGCGATTGTGATGTCTGTAATTGGTTGGTTAAACCCTGTAACTGGTGCTATTGTTCATAATGCAGGAAGTTGCCTTGTTGTTTTAAATGCAGCATTATTATATGATAGAAAATTTGATGAGGATATAAAGGATGATGAAAATAAGGTTGAAATAGATAATGTTCAATTAAATAGTAGTGAAGAAATTATTGATGATAATCTAGTTCATACACATATGCACACTCATAGATATGGGGAACATACCCATTCCCACGAGGGTGTCGAAATTTTAAATGAGATTAAAACAGATGAAGGTATAAAACACTCTCACAGACATATACATCCTGCTAAGTTTAAACATAGTTGTGATGTGTACCATGGTGTGAACTAA
- a CDS encoding energy-coupling factor ABC transporter permease — protein sequence MHIMEGFLPPMWCLIWYIIMIPIVGYGIYQIKKITEEYPDTKALLAVSGAFMFVLSSLKMPSVTGSCSHPCGNGLGVALFGPAITGVLGTIVLIFQALLLAHGGITTLGANCLSMGIIGPFCGWVVYKACQKVGVNTKVNIFLTAFVADIMTYFVTSVELALAFPVPSFGAAFAKFFIIFMPTQIPLGIAEGLLTVIIWNGLLSYKPELLEKLNVINPQDVPSGDD from the coding sequence TTGCATATTATGGAGGGATTTTTACCACCTATGTGGTGTCTTATATGGTATATTATAATGATTCCAATAGTAGGTTATGGTATATATCAAATTAAAAAAATTACGGAGGAATATCCCGATACAAAAGCTTTACTAGCAGTATCAGGGGCTTTTATGTTTGTTTTATCCTCACTTAAAATGCCATCTGTAACAGGAAGTTGTTCTCACCCTTGTGGTAATGGTTTAGGTGTCGCATTATTTGGACCAGCAATTACCGGTGTTTTAGGAACTATAGTACTTATTTTCCAAGCTTTACTTTTAGCTCATGGTGGTATTACCACTTTAGGAGCAAATTGTTTATCTATGGGTATTATTGGTCCATTCTGTGGTTGGGTAGTATATAAGGCTTGTCAAAAAGTTGGAGTTAATACAAAGGTCAATATATTCTTAACTGCATTTGTTGCAGATATTATGACTTATTTCGTAACATCAGTTGAACTTGCATTAGCATTCCCTGTCCCTAGCTTCGGAGCAGCATTTGCAAAATTCTTTATAATATTCATGCCTACCCAAATTCCATTAGGTATTGCTGAAGGTTTACTTACCGTGATTATTTGGAATGGATTATTATCCTACAAACCAGAACTTCTTGAGAAGTTAAATGTAATCAATCCTCAGGATGTTCCAAGTGGAGATGATTAG
- a CDS encoding adenosylcobinamide amidohydrolase: MSNKDFKLIYETDSHDKIYTNKDFLIVEFPYGRNGVSISYLNGGYREDLESVFNQHLSDDEINEINMDGIVEYLRLKAKSLDLNADKTSSLLTHADIRNTSIVKKSFEKISVTAITTAGTKVNAVRAGDPASYYEENHIYYDLKGNKLKKDMDVGTINIILIFNCYLDENSLLNALMTATEAKSAILQQQQIPSQYSSGIATGTGTDGIILVSDKKSDNIVENTGKHSKLGELIGSAVMESIAEANLKQTWISPSSQSNVLTLLYRYKLDINDFYKDFTEDEKENFIKSLQGEIHNPKMVAVTLTITHIIDDVAYNLMASRTGYNLAISIINNLFSSNDSREVKRLLLYWIDYYLK; encoded by the coding sequence ATGTCAAATAAGGATTTCAAATTAATTTATGAAACCGATTCCCATGATAAAATTTATACCAATAAAGACTTTCTTATAGTTGAATTTCCATATGGGAGGAATGGTGTTTCCATATCCTATTTAAATGGAGGATATAGGGAAGATTTAGAATCTGTCTTTAATCAACATCTATCTGATGATGAGATAAATGAAATCAACATGGATGGAATAGTTGAATATCTGAGATTGAAAGCCAAATCCTTAGATTTGAATGCGGATAAAACATCTTCACTTCTAACTCATGCGGATATTAGAAACACCTCAATAGTTAAAAAATCATTTGAAAAAATATCCGTTACAGCCATTACAACTGCAGGAACAAAAGTCAATGCTGTAAGAGCAGGTGATCCTGCATCCTATTATGAGGAAAACCATATATATTATGATTTAAAAGGGAATAAACTTAAAAAAGATATGGATGTAGGAACAATAAATATTATACTGATTTTTAATTGTTATCTGGATGAAAATTCTCTTTTAAATGCATTAATGACTGCTACGGAAGCAAAATCAGCAATACTTCAACAACAACAAATTCCCTCCCAGTATTCCAGCGGTATTGCTACAGGAACAGGGACCGATGGGATTATTCTAGTCTCAGATAAAAAGTCCGACAATATTGTTGAAAATACTGGTAAGCATTCAAAACTTGGAGAGTTAATTGGCTCAGCCGTTATGGAGTCAATAGCAGAGGCGAATCTAAAGCAAACATGGATTAGTCCCAGTTCACAATCAAATGTTTTAACATTACTTTATAGATATAAACTAGATATCAATGATTTTTATAAGGATTTTACAGAGGATGAAAAGGAAAACTTTATAAAATCCTTACAGGGTGAAATCCACAACCCTAAAATGGTAGCTGTTACATTGACTATCACCCATATAATTGATGATGTGGCCTATAATCTAATGGCATCTAGAACTGGATATAATTTGGCGATATCCATAATCAATAATCTTTTTAGTTCCAATGATTCTAGGGAGGTTAAAAGATTGCTCCTATATTGGATTGATTATTATCTTAAATGA
- the pyrF gene encoding orotidine-5'-phosphate decarboxylase, whose amino-acid sequence MKVKNNIILALDVMDMDEAINICDKVSNQIDTIKIGYPLTLAVGINCINTLKDQFDFKVICDYKVADIDATNDKIADITYSNGADGLICHGFTGEDSVKACLNKADEYGKDLFLVTEMSHPGAKRFIQPVADDIARMGVDLGIKNYVAPATRLDRLQEIRDIVGKDAFIISPGVGAQGGSAKETLKISNAAIVGRSIYQSDDPEKAVHDILNK is encoded by the coding sequence ATGAAAGTTAAAAATAATATTATATTAGCATTAGATGTTATGGATATGGATGAGGCTATCAATATATGTGATAAGGTATCAAATCAGATAGACACTATAAAGATTGGTTATCCATTAACACTTGCAGTTGGAATTAATTGTATTAACACATTAAAGGATCAATTTGATTTTAAGGTTATATGTGATTATAAGGTTGCAGATATTGATGCAACTAATGATAAGATAGCTGATATAACCTATTCAAATGGTGCGGACGGTCTTATCTGTCATGGGTTTACAGGAGAAGATAGTGTTAAAGCCTGCCTAAATAAAGCAGATGAATATGGTAAGGATTTATTCCTTGTAACAGAAATGTCACATCCAGGAGCTAAAAGATTTATCCAACCTGTAGCAGATGATATTGCAAGAATGGGTGTAGATTTAGGTATTAAAAATTATGTGGCACCTGCAACAAGATTAGATAGACTTCAGGAAATCAGGGACATTGTTGGAAAAGATGCCTTTATAATATCACCGGGCGTTGGAGCACAGGGAGGAAGTGCAAAAGAAACACTTAAGATATCCAATGCCGCTATTGTAGGACGTAGTATTTATCAGTCAGATGATCCTGAAAAAGCCGTACACGACATATTGAATAAATGA
- a CDS encoding (Fe-S)-binding protein has protein sequence MLYFRGCTAREKDSNIENATKYILDKAGIDYHTIDNEECCGSILLRSGFYDGATEQMKRTYNDIKDEDLILTSCAGCYKTLNDDYKEILGYDLNVIHISQLLYKLIDEGKIEVNDNFKDLKVTYHDPCHLGRASKVYDEPREVIGKYSNLVEMENNRENALCCGSGGGVKSAFPEISANISKNRIKQAEDTKCDLIVTACPFCKLNLGSNSENLKVIDLSEFVAKALKKEDI, from the coding sequence ATGTTATATTTTAGGGGATGTACTGCAAGAGAGAAGGATTCTAATATTGAAAATGCAACGAAATACATATTAGATAAGGCAGGAATTGATTATCATACCATTGATAATGAAGAATGTTGTGGTTCCATACTTTTAAGAAGCGGATTTTATGATGGGGCTACAGAACAAATGAAAAGAACTTATAATGATATTAAAGACGAGGATCTAATATTAACCTCATGTGCAGGTTGTTATAAAACACTTAATGATGACTATAAAGAAATATTAGGTTATGACTTAAATGTAATCCATATCTCCCAGTTACTTTATAAATTAATTGATGAAGGTAAGATTGAAGTAAACGATAACTTTAAGGATTTGAAGGTAACTTATCATGATCCTTGTCATTTAGGTAGGGCCTCAAAGGTATATGATGAACCTCGGGAGGTTATCGGGAAATATTCTAATCTTGTTGAAATGGAGAATAATCGTGAAAACGCGTTATGCTGTGGCTCTGGAGGTGGAGTAAAATCTGCATTTCCTGAAATCTCAGCAAACATTTCAAAAAACAGAATAAAACAGGCAGAAGATACAAAATGCGACTTAATTGTCACGGCTTGTCCTTTCTGTAAATTGAATTTGGGTTCTAATTCCGAAAATCTAAAAGTTATAGATTTATCTGAGTTTGTAGCAAAAGCATTAAAGAAAGAGGATATATAA